The nucleotide sequence CATGAAACGGATCACCGAGAAACTCGCGGTGCACCAGCGCGTAGCGCGTGGTCAAGCCGCCCATGCTCGGACCGACGATGCAATATTGCTGCGTCGGAGCGATGATCTGCTCCAGCGTGTCGAGCAGCGTTTCGGTCACGTAGGCGTTGGCCTGCAAATAGGTCTGCGCGTTGGTATAGTTCAACACGATCAGATCGTAGCCCAGCGCGTGAATCGTCTCCGCGAGTTGCTGCTGATTCAGCAAATCGTAGATTTCATTCCAGAACATCGTATTGTCGATGTCGAAACCGTCCGTGACGATCGCCGGACGCGTGACGTCGGTATGACCGTCCGCCAGATAGACATACGCGTCGCCGGTCGCGAATTCGCCGTTAAACGCCTCGTGCGCGGTCAGCGACCAGGTCGCGGTCGGCGGCGGAGCGTCGAGCGTGCGCACGTCAAACCGCGACCGCGAGATGCGCGGGGAGCCATCTTCACCGATCACCCGCACGCGAAGCGTTTTCGGTCCGGTTGAGCGGTAATTTGCCACCAGCTCACGCGCTCCGTTCACGCGTTGCCAGCCCGCGCCGTCACCGAGATCGACATCGGCGAAATCCGGCCGCGGCGCGCGATTGCTGAAGTAAAGCGCACGCAGATCGACTTGAAATCGAACGCTCGAACCGCGAAAGGTCCGGTCGTACAGCGGGGCGGCAACAAATACCGCGGCCTCGATTACCGCGGCCGGATCGACCGACGGGACGCCCGCCGGATCCAACGTCAGCGCGCGCGCTTTGTCGAGGCCCGCGCGAATTCGATTCACGCGGTAATCGATGATCGCCAGCGGATAGACCTCATCGCGCGCGGCCAGGCGGCCGAGTTCGCGCAGTTCCGCCTGACCGGGATGCGGCCAGGCGACCAGTGCCGCGCGCTCGAGTTCAAACGCGACCTGCCGGAAGCGCGGCAAATCCACTTCATCAGCGGTCGCCGCGCCATGCAAGCGCTCGATCCCGGAGAGCGGCAGCACCAGATCGTAAAACACTCCCGTCGAAAGCGGACTGGCCGCCAGCGAGCCATAACGCGCCGTCAGCGCGTCACGCCAGGCGGCCGGGAGGTCGGCGCGCGTGTCGAGCGCGGCGAAGCCCGCGCCCGCGAGTCCGATCCCTAAGAGAACAAATACCAGCACTCTATTCATCTGTGAGTCTCCCCGGCGCGTTTCAACATCGTTTCGATTCTGACCCTCCACTCATCCCAATTTGCTACACGGGACAAGATAACGGCCGAAACCGTTGTGCGCAAGCGCTGCCAATGCGTGAAATGGCAATCCGCTACTTTTTTCGCCAGGTGCCACCGACGATGTAGGGTTGCAACTGCTCAACCAGAAAATGATGCCAGACCTGCGCGATGATCTGCTCGAAGTTCTCTTCAATCTGGCCCGTGAGGTTGCCCGTGAATTTCAGTTTCGTTCCCTGGGGAGTCGGTTCGTACTCCCAAGTCCAGACACAGACCACCGCCTTGCCCGATAGTCCAAGCGGCCCCTCCATGCGCAGCAGTTTGCCCCGCTCGGCAGAGATGACCGTCGCATGCTTGACACCGTTTCCACTGTCGTCAAAGTCCTCATAGAACCCACCGCCCGGCCTGGGTTCGATGAAGAACCGGACCGGCCGGTCGGAGAAATGGTGATCCCACCACGGGCTGATCTCCCCGGTCATCAGGTCGAACAGCGTGTCCGGAGTGGTGGAATATTCGACCTCCTGTGTGATTGTAAAGCCTTTGCAGACAAAGGGATTCACCTCGGCAAGGGCGAATCCGGCTGCCCACAGCATTCCCAGCAGCGCCCGGCAGAACATAATTGGGGGACCTCATGGTATGAATGATCGCATGTTTTCATGCTAATCGATGACGAATGAGATGCAATCGCGAGGAAGGCCATCGAGCCAGCCGCGAGAGACAATTTCTACGACTGCTGCAACAAAACCGAAATGCCTGCGTCAAGGTCGGGCCAAAACGGAGGCATGCCTCCGGCCATTCTGGTGGTGACCCTCCTGCAAACGGCGAGTCATAATAAGCTCAAAACCAAGAGCGCAACTAAAATCATGTTTATATTTGAATAAGGGTCATGGAAATGAGTGCTGACCTGCATGCTGTGCGTGCACGAAAAGTTGCGTGCATGCATAGCGAGCTATTGCCTTTTCGATATTCCTAATATACTTTTCATAGCAACCATATTGAAGGGGAACAGACCCATTTCCCCGACCGTGTTTCGTGCGCCCGTTGGTGCCCGACGACCCCGGAAAGGGGAGGACAACGGACCCGATTGTTGAAGTTCAAACGATTTTTGAATAGCTTGCGCAACTGGATTCCTAACCAATTCAGCGGAGGTAGATGAGATGAAGAAAGCGATTAGTTTGTTTGCGGTGCTGGCCCTGATGTGTGCGTCCTGGGCTCTGGCAGATGAAGTGGCGGTCCGTGTGCCGCTCGGAACGGTCAGCCATGCCGGCCTGTCGAACCCGACCAGCCGCGCCGGTTCCTGTACGGTGGGCTTGCTGGACCTGAACAATCCGGACCCCACGTTTGAGATCAACCGCTTTGGCGCCGACATCGGCGAAGTGTACAAGATCTATCTGGATCCCGCCACGGATCAGCTCGGCACCAACGTCTGTACGCCGCCGTACTATCCGTATCACATCTCTTCCGTAGATGTGTTCTTCGTGATCAACGGCGTGGATTCGACCCAGAATATCGGCCGGACGTTTACGTTCACGGTCGATGTCGAGTGCCCGGCTGATGGCCCGAGCCCGAACGTCACCCGCTCCTGCAAGGGACCCGGCGCGGCCGTGGCCAGTGCCGTCGGTTCGTACACGATTACGTCCGCCGATTGGAACGGCAGCCAGATTATTGCCGTCAATGTGCCGATCGACGCGTGCGTGAGCGATGCCTTCTTTGTGGGCGTGACGCTCGACTCGTGGGACGGCGAAGCCCTGAGCTATCCGGGCGTCCTGTTCCAGGTTAACCCGCTGTTCCCGAACCAGTATTGCCGTGTGTGGGCCAAGTGGGACCTCGGTCGCGGCCCGTGTTTCTTTGTCGGCAATGTTGACGTCGGTTGCGGCGCCGGTTGCAACATCGGACCGTGGGGCATCTATGCCAACGGCGAGTCCGAAGCGGCTTGCACCCCGGCTGTCTGCATCCCCTGCCCGAACAACCTCGTCGGCGAAGCCGCGGATGACCCGATCCATGTGAACGGCACGCCGTGGACGGCTGACATCAATCTCTGCAACTACTGCAGCGATTATGACTTCTCGCTCGACAACGAACTGTTCGGCGTCTGGGCCGCTTCGTTCACTGGCCCCGGCGGCGACGTTGTCCTCCAGATCGACCCGATTCCGGGGATCCCGGCTAACCTGACGATTACGATCGTCCCGATGTGCTCGCCGACCATGACGCAGTTCCGTCTCCGGTGGTGGTTGAAGGATGTCTATGGCACGTACGCCAGTGCGGGTATCGCTCCGTTTGGGTTCCCCGGCTATGGCGCGTCGGTTACGATCTCGTCGGCGCAGGTTGGCCTGTTTGATGCCGCCAACGGCCCGATCCAGCTCTTCATCGACACCCGTAACTGCTGCTGCCCGATTCGCGTGACCGTCACGGGCGATCAGATCCTCCCGGTCGAGATCACCTCCTTTAACGCCACCGCCGGCAACGGCGAAGTGACGCTCAACTGGAGCACCGCTTCCGAGACCCACATTGATCGCTATGATGTCGTGCGCAATGACGGCGAAGTCGTCGGCTCCGTCGAGAGCCTCGGCGACAATGCCGCCGGCCACACCTACTCGTTCGTGGATCGCGGCCTTGAGAATGGTCGGACCTACAACTACCAGCTCCAGGCTTACAACCTCGACGGCGCCGTTGTGACGCAGACCGAAGTCGTGAATGCCACCCCGCATTCCGGCCTGGTCGCCAACGAGTATGCGCTGGCGCAGAACTTCCCGAACCCCTTCAACCCGTCCACCCAGATCAGCTACTCCTTGAAGGAGACCGGTCTCGTGACGCTGAAGGTCTTCGCCATCGACGGTCGTGAAGTGGCGACCCTCGTGAACCGCTCGCAGGAGAGCGGCGTCTATACCGTGGACTTCGACGGCAACAGCCTGGCCAGCGGCGTCTATATGTACACGCTGGATGTCAACGGCTTCAGCGCCAGCCACAAAATGGTGCTGATGAAGTAAATGAAGTGCCCCGCGCAGGAATTCGAGTCGAGAGTTTTTTGGATGAACGGCTGTTGTCAAAATAGCCCGCGAGTTCCGGCTCTGATACCGATGCTCTGACAAGGGGCAGGCAGATTCTTGGAATGATGGCGGGCACGAGTCAAACGCTCGTGCCCGCTCTCTTCCCCTCTCTTTCACCACCGATTCTCTCTCAAGAATAGCGGAGATGCAAATGAAAAAAAATGTCGTGTTTTGGACCCTGCTCGCCCTGGCGATCGCCGCGATTGCGAGCGTGCCCTTCGTGCAACAGGCGACGCTGGCTCCGGCTGCGGTGAACAAAACCGCGCAGCTCGATCAATCCGTACTCCCGGATGAAATCGTCATCCCGGTCGAGTTCATGAATTCCGAATTGGCGCCGGTCACGCGCAACGGACGCAATCCGTTCGACGTCACCGACAGCATGCTGTTCATCGACAGCATGGAAGGCACCTACGCCGCCTGGACCAGCCAGGATCTGGCGGCCGGCACCTTCTGGCATATTGATTCCGTCGAAACCGGGTTTGCCGGACAGCCGGGGCTGCCCCATTGGTGGTGCGGCTCGCGCGCGTTCCCCCCGACGGGCGATCGCGGCGGCTACAATAACCACTGGCTGCAATACCTGATTCTGGATACGCTCGACTTCTCCGCCGTCGCCACGCCGCAGCTCGCCTTCAAGGCCGCGTGGGCGGTTGAGACCCCCGGCGGCGAACCGGCGGGCTACAACATGTGGGACGGCTGGAATGTGTGGGGTTCGAGCGACAACGGTGCTACGTGGTCCGTGCTGGAACCCAGTGCTCCCGATGCCAGCCCCGCCATCCCCGCCACCAACTACACCAACACCAGCTCGTTTGCCTTTGGTGATGAGTGGGGAATGGGTGTGGGCATCCCGGCTTACGGCGGCTACCACAATACGTGGGATGTCGTGACCGTTCCGCTGGCTGCCTATGTCGGCCAGAGCAGCGTGCTCTTGCGCATCGCCTTCTGCTCCGACCCCGGCTTCTGCACGCTCGATGCCGACTCGCTGTTCGGCTTGCTGGTGGACAGTGTGCGTGTCACCGACGGCGCGACCACGCTGCTTTCCAATGATGGCATCGTCGATGACTTCGCAATCGCCGTAGGCGCGCAGTCCGCCGATACGTGGGAATACTCGGCGGCGGATGCCTCGTCCCCGACACATTCCTATCACGCCGCCGAAGACACGATGCTGCAGCGCGGATTGTATTCCTATCCGATCACCAAGCCGGCCGGCTACCAGCGGCTCAAGCTGACCTACTGGGTACATTGCGACCTGCCTGACCAGGACGGCGACGGCCAAAACACGCTGGAAGACTACTACGCGATCTACTCCAGCACGGATGATGGCGCGACGTGGACGCAGGTTTCCTATGACTACGGCTACGCCAACGGCGAAGCGGCCCCCGGCGGCAATTCGCTGACCGGCTGGGTGAAGCGCACGCGCGGCCTCGCCTCGGGCGGAGTGCAGCAAACCGAAATCTCGCTCGTCTCCGACTCCGGCACCACCGCGACGACGATTCGCATCGCATTCGAGATCAAGACCGATAACAATCAGGACGGCGGTACCGGTACCGGTCTCTGGATCGATGACGTCGAGATCATTGCGCAGCGCGCGTCCACCGTGGACCTCGCGACGCAGAACATCGTGGTACCGTACCCGATCACTGTGGGTCTGGCACGGGCGTGGACCTTTGATTTCAAGAACGAAGGTCTGAACTCGCTGTCGCCGGTTCGCGGCAAGTTGCAGTACACGGCCCCGGACGGCACGACGCGGCCGGCAGCGGGTGACTCAACGGTCGTCAGCTCCGGTGCGTTGAACTACGGCGAGACGCGTACCGTGCCGCGCATCTGGGCGAATCCCGATGCGGCGGGCGCGTGGCGCATTCGTACGATCGCCAACGCCACCGGCGAGTTGGATCGCAGCAACGATACCACCTACACGCCGATCAATCAGACGCAGAACGACGACTCAACGCTGGCCGTCTATGTTCGCCCGACGGGCACGTACGAGCTGGGTTACGGTCGTCGCGCGGTGGGTAACGCCTATCTCAATCCGCGGTACATTCACTTCCAGCCGGTGGGTGACGGCGTGCCGGCGGCTGATGCCGACACGATGGACATTTACCAGCTGCGTGTGATGTGGCGCTATGATGCCGAACTCGCCGATTCCGGCGGTCGCGTCCGGATCGATTTCTACTCCGAAGGCGTGGACTCGTTCCACACCGGTCCGGTGATCAACAGCATCATCACGCGAGTGGACACCCTCGAGACCATCGGTCTCGGTGGCTTCATCAAGTGGTGGGAGTTCGATCTGTCCGTCATTCCGGGCTTCAGCACCTACGTCGGCCCCGGCGGCAACTTCTGGCTCTCGATTACGCAGCTTGATAGCTTCATCATCGACGGCGAGTTGACCCCCGC is from candidate division KSB1 bacterium and encodes:
- a CDS encoding T9SS type A sorting domain-containing protein; this translates as MKKAISLFAVLALMCASWALADEVAVRVPLGTVSHAGLSNPTSRAGSCTVGLLDLNNPDPTFEINRFGADIGEVYKIYLDPATDQLGTNVCTPPYYPYHISSVDVFFVINGVDSTQNIGRTFTFTVDVECPADGPSPNVTRSCKGPGAAVASAVGSYTITSADWNGSQIIAVNVPIDACVSDAFFVGVTLDSWDGEALSYPGVLFQVNPLFPNQYCRVWAKWDLGRGPCFFVGNVDVGCGAGCNIGPWGIYANGESEAACTPAVCIPCPNNLVGEAADDPIHVNGTPWTADINLCNYCSDYDFSLDNELFGVWAASFTGPGGDVVLQIDPIPGIPANLTITIVPMCSPTMTQFRLRWWLKDVYGTYASAGIAPFGFPGYGASVTISSAQVGLFDAANGPIQLFIDTRNCCCPIRVTVTGDQILPVEITSFNATAGNGEVTLNWSTASETHIDRYDVVRNDGEVVGSVESLGDNAAGHTYSFVDRGLENGRTYNYQLQAYNLDGAVVTQTEVVNATPHSGLVANEYALAQNFPNPFNPSTQISYSLKETGLVTLKVFAIDGREVATLVNRSQESGVYTVDFDGNSLASGVYMYTLDVNGFSASHKMVLMK
- a CDS encoding SRPBCC domain-containing protein yields the protein MFCRALLGMLWAAGFALAEVNPFVCKGFTITQEVEYSTTPDTLFDLMTGEISPWWDHHFSDRPVRFFIEPRPGGGFYEDFDDSGNGVKHATVISAERGKLLRMEGPLGLSGKAVVCVWTWEYEPTPQGTKLKFTGNLTGQIEENFEQIIAQVWHHFLVEQLQPYIVGGTWRKK